From the Candidatus Cloacimonadota bacterium genome, one window contains:
- a CDS encoding exodeoxyribonuclease III → MKSVRMLSWNVNGLRAALNKGFTEFVKREKQDILCIQEIKLQEGQVDLHFDGYYDYWNYAERKGYAGTAIFTRIKPIVVINNIGIEEHDKEGRLITLEFEDYFLVNVYTPNSKRELTRLSYRQKWDKDFLYYLKNLEKKKPVIFCGDLNVAHKEIDLANPERNRVNAGFTDEERAGFTNIVQAGFIDTFREFHKQPGQYTWWSYMFH, encoded by the coding sequence ATGAAATCAGTAAGAATGCTATCCTGGAATGTTAATGGCCTGCGAGCTGCATTAAACAAAGGATTTACAGAATTTGTCAAAAGGGAAAAGCAAGATATTTTATGTATACAAGAGATAAAATTACAAGAAGGTCAGGTTGATTTACATTTTGATGGATATTATGATTATTGGAATTATGCAGAAAGAAAAGGATACGCAGGAACAGCGATATTTACTAGGATTAAACCAATTGTCGTTATCAATAATATTGGTATAGAAGAACACGACAAAGAAGGAAGACTTATTACATTAGAATTTGAAGACTATTTTTTAGTAAATGTATACACTCCCAATTCTAAAAGAGAACTTACAAGGTTAAGTTATAGACAAAAGTGGGATAAAGACTTTTTGTATTATCTAAAAAACTTGGAGAAGAAAAAACCAGTGATTTTTTGTGGAGACCTTAATGTAGCACATAAAGAAATTGATTTAGCAAATCCAGAAAGGAACAGGGTGAATGCAGGTTTTACTGATGAAGAACGAGCGGGATTTACAAATATTGTGCAAGCAGGATTTATAGATACATTTAGAGAATTTCACAAACAACCAGGACAATACACCTGGTGGAGTTATATGTTCCAC